One Echinicola strongylocentroti DNA window includes the following coding sequences:
- a CDS encoding outer membrane protein assembly factor BamB family protein gives MKKTFAFITVLLIGASCADSPDNNINWPQPSGPNGDWTVSSSMEVVDNFSVTTGENIIWKTPLPEGGQSGITVWEDRIFLSVMQPVTAVNDKSDLKGADILALCVDANDGSVLWERALEGSLESDYMYGFSDASTPGPVTDGEYVWFYNASGQLSCFDFEGDLVWERSWEPVEKLDGVHFPFNKQFEPILNGNLVLNMEPYWKRDGERVYGWNYLYAMDKTTGEVQWISEDGLTHYNTPSFGKTAEGKPAVLIGRGGHHKVPESPKGYSLINMDNGKRIWQYETTEGMALYHASWDEDRAIWYTEAEGELHVLDAKNGDLKKKISLTDNVDVRLWEQEQYGLRSNIDLKEELGISVFPAWYTNIVVDDKLFFMCFKEGNYRKNIGPDYSLGRVDLQSGKVEYLQVPVQVDWQGQQQHYIWDKALRTQTTNNRGLDVAYDKRSQRDGWHWNFNGNPISVNGKIFFTTMLGVVYCVAADTADFDESALVSVNDLGPKGETWSVNAPSFANGRLYHRSLKHLVCIGDSAN, from the coding sequence ATGAAAAAAACATTTGCTTTTATTACTGTTTTGTTGATTGGTGCAAGTTGTGCTGATAGCCCTGATAACAACATCAACTGGCCTCAGCCGTCAGGTCCCAATGGTGATTGGACAGTGTCTTCCTCTATGGAAGTGGTCGACAATTTCAGTGTTACGACAGGAGAAAATATCATTTGGAAAACCCCACTTCCCGAAGGTGGCCAAAGTGGAATAACCGTTTGGGAAGACAGAATTTTTCTCTCGGTCATGCAGCCAGTCACCGCTGTAAATGACAAGAGTGATTTGAAAGGGGCGGATATTTTGGCCCTTTGTGTGGATGCCAATGATGGTAGCGTGCTATGGGAGAGGGCGTTGGAGGGGAGTTTGGAAAGCGATTACATGTATGGGTTTTCTGACGCCAGTACCCCCGGGCCGGTGACAGACGGAGAATACGTCTGGTTTTATAATGCCAGTGGCCAATTAAGCTGCTTTGATTTTGAAGGGGATTTGGTATGGGAGAGAAGCTGGGAGCCTGTAGAGAAATTGGATGGAGTTCATTTTCCCTTCAATAAACAATTTGAGCCCATATTGAATGGAAATCTGGTCTTGAACATGGAGCCTTATTGGAAAAGGGATGGAGAGCGGGTGTATGGATGGAATTACCTGTACGCTATGGACAAAACTACCGGCGAGGTACAGTGGATTTCAGAGGATGGGCTGACTCATTATAACACGCCGTCTTTTGGAAAAACGGCCGAGGGAAAGCCTGCAGTGCTCATCGGTCGGGGAGGCCATCACAAAGTGCCGGAATCGCCAAAAGGCTACTCCCTGATCAATATGGATAATGGCAAACGTATCTGGCAATATGAAACAACCGAAGGTATGGCGCTTTACCATGCCAGCTGGGATGAAGACAGGGCTATTTGGTACACAGAAGCTGAAGGGGAACTCCATGTGTTGGATGCCAAGAATGGCGACCTGAAGAAGAAGATATCCCTGACGGATAACGTAGATGTTCGTCTGTGGGAACAAGAGCAATATGGGCTAAGGTCCAATATTGACCTGAAGGAAGAGTTGGGTATAAGTGTTTTTCCTGCGTGGTATACTAATATTGTTGTCGATGACAAACTTTTTTTTATGTGTTTCAAAGAAGGGAATTACAGGAAAAATATCGGTCCGGACTATTCCCTGGGACGTGTGGATTTACAGTCGGGTAAAGTGGAATATCTTCAGGTGCCCGTTCAGGTGGATTGGCAGGGGCAGCAACAGCACTATATTTGGGACAAGGCCCTGCGTACACAGACTACAAATAACCGGGGACTGGACGTGGCTTACGACAAAAGGTCGCAAAGGGATGGCTGGCACTGGAATTTTAATGGAAACCCAATTAGTGTTAACGGAAAGATATTTTTCACTACTATGTTGGGAGTCGTCTATTGTGTAGCTGCAGATACAGCCGATTTTGATGAAAGTGCTTTGGTAAGCGTAAATGACCTCGGCCCCAAAGGGGAGACTTGGTCAGTAAATGCACCTTCTTTTGCAAATGGAAGGTTGTATCACCGCAGTCTAAAACACTTGGTGTGTATTGGTGATTCTGCTAACTGA
- a CDS encoding glycoside hydrolase family 2 TIM barrel-domain containing protein, translating into MKSIITSALCVMFCVMQGNAQEKNADPIFENPNVQEENRLPMRASYFPYESKSLAKKDDKASSERFYDLNGAWKFLWVDHYEKLPKDFYSKSFNDSNWDDFQVPANWEFNGYGTPIYVNHPFEFAVDHPNPPFIENEKNPAGVYRRTIILPDGWENEQVFIHLGAVKSAFRLYVNGEYVGMGEDSKLESEFELTDYVASGENLITIEVRRWHDGSYLEAQDFWRISGIERDVYLYSRPKVHFYDLFVKSPLANSYRDGQLNVTVDLWNRTEEEQGENTVTATLFDPEGNVIFEKQQKTIGLKRKLGKTVLNFATEIPNVKAWSAEVPTLYELELTLASSAGEPLEVVRQHVGFRTYEIVGNQFLVNGKAVLFKGVNRHESHPETHHVITREQMETDVRIMKELNMNAVRLSHYPNDPYWYELCDKYGFYVIDEANIESHGMYYSPERSLGNAPEWLHAHMLRIKRMVFRDKNHPSVVAWSMGNEAGNGYNFYKAYEWIKAYDPSRPVQYERSTYEWNTDIIVPQYPHPKSMIRYAESNPPRPYIMSEYAHAMGNSMGNFKEYWEVIKEYPMLQGGYIWDWVDQGVYLEKDGKKIFGYGGDWGPEGTPSDDNFLINGVIMPDRRWNPHAYEVRRVHQEVSFELTENDRLEIFNEYFFRDLSNYTFEAILLKNGEEVKRASIGSFALAPRQHTTVDLPFDLTREESAEYRLQVEGKIIEEEGRMAPGTLLAEEEFALTGPVLMTFDPVRAEVEVTEEAGKLVIGNKNFNVYFDTATGQFHDYTVGKEILIVDGPSLSLFRPLVDNDFGGGRGSKLNYQHGKVTSLKNLAHQTAADGTYQVTATYEVLDGDAAYTQVYSFDNDGKIKVDNEFKAIKGDHDYLLKVGTDLKLPGELGHFEWYGRGPWESYSDRKYSAQVGLYEGSVQEQYHPYVRPQESGNKTDVRWASVSESQKEGVKIYAVEDLLNVSALPYGIDQLYPGKEKQNIHSGELEPNGFTNLHVDLVQTGVAGINSWGSIALEEYRVAFEDYAYSYVIVPF; encoded by the coding sequence ATGAAATCAATCATCACTTCGGCACTGTGCGTGATGTTCTGCGTGATGCAGGGAAATGCACAGGAGAAGAACGCCGACCCGATATTTGAAAACCCCAATGTCCAAGAAGAAAACAGGTTGCCGATGCGGGCATCCTACTTTCCATATGAAAGTAAGAGCTTGGCCAAAAAGGACGATAAGGCCTCATCCGAAAGGTTCTATGACCTAAACGGTGCTTGGAAGTTTTTGTGGGTAGATCATTATGAGAAGCTTCCGAAGGACTTTTACTCAAAAAGCTTTAATGATAGCAATTGGGATGATTTTCAAGTGCCTGCCAACTGGGAGTTTAATGGGTACGGTACGCCGATATACGTCAATCATCCATTTGAGTTTGCGGTGGATCATCCCAATCCGCCTTTTATAGAGAATGAGAAAAACCCTGCAGGTGTATATCGTCGCACGATCATCTTGCCTGATGGGTGGGAGAATGAACAGGTCTTTATTCATCTAGGAGCAGTAAAATCGGCATTTCGTCTGTATGTAAATGGGGAGTATGTAGGCATGGGCGAAGACAGTAAGTTGGAGTCTGAGTTTGAGCTTACCGATTATGTGGCTTCTGGCGAAAACCTGATCACCATAGAAGTGAGAAGATGGCACGATGGATCGTACTTGGAAGCGCAGGATTTTTGGCGGATTTCAGGAATAGAACGGGATGTATATCTTTATAGCCGCCCAAAAGTGCATTTTTATGACTTGTTCGTAAAAAGCCCGTTGGCCAACAGCTACCGGGATGGTCAGTTGAACGTGACCGTTGATCTGTGGAACCGAACAGAAGAGGAGCAAGGTGAAAACACCGTTACAGCCACGCTTTTTGACCCTGAAGGCAATGTGATATTCGAAAAACAGCAGAAGACCATTGGGCTAAAAAGAAAGCTGGGAAAGACAGTGTTGAACTTTGCTACGGAAATACCTAACGTCAAGGCTTGGTCGGCGGAGGTCCCTACCCTGTACGAGCTGGAACTGACATTGGCCAGTTCAGCGGGCGAGCCACTGGAAGTGGTTCGGCAGCATGTGGGTTTTAGAACGTATGAAATTGTCGGCAACCAGTTTTTGGTCAATGGCAAAGCGGTACTTTTCAAAGGTGTAAACCGTCACGAATCGCATCCGGAGACCCACCATGTGATCACGCGAGAACAGATGGAGACGGATGTGCGGATCATGAAGGAGCTGAATATGAATGCGGTGAGACTGTCGCATTACCCCAATGATCCTTATTGGTATGAGCTGTGTGACAAATATGGCTTTTACGTGATCGATGAGGCCAATATCGAATCCCACGGCATGTATTACAGCCCAGAGCGGTCTTTGGGCAATGCCCCAGAATGGCTCCATGCCCATATGCTGAGGATCAAAAGGATGGTGTTCCGGGATAAAAACCACCCCTCTGTCGTCGCTTGGAGCATGGGCAACGAAGCAGGGAATGGCTATAACTTTTATAAAGCTTACGAATGGATCAAGGCGTATGATCCTTCCCGTCCGGTACAGTACGAGCGTTCTACCTATGAGTGGAATACCGATATTATCGTCCCGCAATACCCGCATCCTAAATCGATGATCCGCTATGCGGAGAGCAATCCCCCAAGACCGTATATTATGAGTGAATATGCACATGCGATGGGGAACAGTATGGGGAATTTCAAGGAATATTGGGAAGTGATCAAGGAGTACCCAATGCTTCAGGGCGGATATATCTGGGATTGGGTGGACCAAGGGGTTTACTTGGAAAAGGATGGCAAAAAGATTTTTGGTTATGGAGGCGATTGGGGACCTGAAGGGACGCCTAGCGATGATAACTTCCTGATCAATGGAGTGATCATGCCGGATAGAAGATGGAACCCACATGCCTATGAAGTGAGAAGAGTGCATCAAGAGGTTTCTTTCGAATTGACGGAAAATGACCGCTTGGAGATATTTAACGAATATTTCTTTAGGGATCTTTCCAATTACACGTTTGAGGCTATTTTGTTGAAAAATGGCGAAGAGGTGAAGCGGGCCAGTATCGGGTCGTTTGCGCTGGCACCGAGGCAGCATACCACAGTGGATCTTCCTTTTGACTTGACCCGGGAAGAGAGTGCCGAATACCGTTTGCAAGTAGAAGGTAAGATCATCGAAGAAGAAGGGAGGATGGCGCCGGGTACCTTGCTGGCGGAAGAGGAATTTGCACTGACGGGACCCGTGCTGATGACCTTTGATCCCGTAAGGGCAGAGGTGGAAGTGACTGAAGAAGCAGGTAAGCTGGTCATTGGCAATAAAAACTTCAATGTTTATTTTGATACCGCTACGGGGCAGTTTCATGATTATACCGTAGGGAAGGAAATATTGATCGTGGATGGGCCTTCATTGTCCCTTTTCCGGCCACTTGTGGATAATGACTTCGGTGGCGGTCGCGGAAGTAAGCTGAACTATCAGCATGGAAAGGTGACCTCACTTAAAAATCTGGCGCATCAGACAGCAGCAGACGGTACCTATCAGGTGACCGCTACTTATGAAGTCCTCGATGGGGATGCGGCTTATACCCAAGTGTACAGTTTTGACAATGATGGTAAAATCAAAGTGGACAATGAATTTAAGGCGATTAAAGGCGATCATGATTATTTGTTGAAGGTCGGGACCGATCTGAAGCTGCCGGGAGAGCTGGGCCATTTTGAGTGGTACGGCAGAGGTCCGTGGGAAAGCTATTCCGATAGGAAGTACAGTGCCCAAGTGGGGCTGTATGAAGGCAGTGTTCAGGAGCAATACCATCCGTATGTCAGGCCTCAAGAGTCAGGCAATAAAACGGATGTGCGTTGGGCGTCCGTTAGCGAATCCCAAAAAGAAGGTGTAAAGATCTATGCGGTCGAAGACTTGCTGAATGTTAGTGCGCTGCCGTATGGTATTGACCAGCTGTATCCAGGCAAGGAAAAGCAAAATATCCATAGCGGAGAACTGGAGCCAAACGGATTTACCAATCTGCATGTGGACCTGGTCCAGACAGGAGTGGCAGGCATCAATAGCTGGGGATCCATTGCGCTGGAAGAATATAGGGTCGCCTTTGAGGATTATGCCTATAGCTACGTGATAGTACCGTTTTAA
- a CDS encoding DUF3472 domain-containing protein, translating into MKRIKSLLPMIALGTLLACESSGLQDVAKEFQVTTDIPVGGNSYLTAGEGLEVTKKGVKNWTSEEAVLSTYFKMEEPQQVFLQLVLEGRDTACDFVVTAGGHSKDVSVASQGRDTVNVGVFDLEAGYVKMDVQGASKEGEAFSSIRSLLVKTKEDASIVYVKDNESNRFYWGRRGPSVHLTYTLPEDQDFKWFYNEITVPEGEDPNGSYYMANGFGEGYFGIQANSDDERRVLFSVWSPFHTDNPDEIPEEQQIKLLKKGDGVYTGEFGNEGSGGQSYWKYKWITGNTYRFLNSVEPDGKGNTIYTAYFYAPELGEWKLIARFLRPQTDTWYKRPHSFLENFNDRNGYMGRKAFYHDQWAMNVQGDWVELTEAKFTGDDIARRGYRMDYAGGEEEGRFFLRNGGFFDAFEPLNSMHQCQEKGQSPEIDFGQLP; encoded by the coding sequence ATGAAGCGTATTAAAAGCTTATTGCCAATGATTGCCCTGGGAACACTGTTGGCGTGTGAGTCTTCAGGACTTCAGGATGTGGCCAAGGAGTTTCAGGTGACCACTGACATCCCCGTGGGAGGTAATTCATATTTGACAGCTGGTGAAGGGCTGGAAGTCACGAAAAAAGGTGTGAAAAACTGGACCTCTGAAGAAGCGGTGCTGAGCACTTACTTCAAGATGGAGGAGCCGCAGCAGGTGTTTTTGCAGCTTGTTTTGGAGGGGCGTGATACGGCTTGTGATTTTGTGGTGACTGCAGGAGGACATAGCAAGGATGTTTCGGTAGCATCTCAAGGGCGTGATACTGTTAATGTGGGGGTTTTTGACCTCGAAGCAGGTTATGTGAAGATGGATGTTCAAGGTGCTTCCAAGGAAGGTGAAGCGTTTTCATCGATTAGGTCGCTGTTGGTGAAAACGAAAGAAGATGCCTCTATTGTGTATGTGAAAGATAACGAAAGTAATCGGTTTTACTGGGGGAGGCGAGGTCCTTCCGTTCACTTGACTTATACATTGCCGGAAGATCAAGATTTCAAATGGTTCTACAATGAGATCACTGTCCCTGAAGGTGAGGATCCCAATGGGTCCTATTATATGGCCAATGGCTTTGGAGAAGGTTATTTCGGAATACAAGCCAATTCAGATGATGAGCGAAGGGTGCTGTTTTCCGTTTGGAGCCCCTTTCATACGGATAACCCTGATGAAATCCCCGAGGAGCAGCAGATCAAGCTGCTGAAAAAAGGAGACGGTGTGTATACTGGTGAATTCGGAAACGAGGGATCTGGTGGACAGAGCTACTGGAAATACAAGTGGATCACGGGAAATACCTACCGGTTCCTCAATTCAGTCGAGCCTGATGGGAAAGGTAATACCATTTATACGGCCTATTTCTATGCGCCAGAACTCGGTGAGTGGAAGTTGATTGCCCGTTTTCTAAGGCCTCAGACCGACACATGGTATAAGCGTCCACATTCTTTTTTGGAGAATTTTAATGACAGAAATGGCTATATGGGCCGAAAAGCCTTCTATCATGACCAATGGGCGATGAACGTGCAGGGAGACTGGGTAGAGCTTACCGAGGCCAAGTTTACCGGAGATGATATAGCACGACGAGGATATCGGATGGATTATGCTGGAGGGGAAGAAGAGGGTAGGTTCTTCTTGCGCAATGGCGGATTTTTCGATGCGTTTGAACCGCTGAACAGCATGCATCAGTGTCAAGAAAAAGGGCAGTCACCTGAAATAGATTTTGGACAGTTGCCATAG